Proteins from a single region of Candidatus Woesearchaeota archaeon:
- a CDS encoding CBS domain-containing protein produces the protein MEITPLIKDDFLVFQDETMLSEVLTKLRQFDKHAALIFRNNKYMGVIERKKLLKSTVDPATVKVSGFVIRTPILDYHANLFEAARLIFESDTDYLPVQKEKGIVGVIHSLDVAAATVALPEVPKTTVGSLQLVKTPKVSKDDKVATVINLMDKEGIDHVPLFEDGKLYGIVTFRDLIRRSLNWNYKRDVSMKFNPYISADDVKYKVVNMGSLPIVDFATTQDLVKVKAKATVKEAVGLMVKNKIHDVLVVDDSKFSGLMTTRTVLKMVSNLKVKKNFAVKFIGLKDVTLTEHQRYALQKISEHEAMKLQRRIDQLFEIIVYVKEMNKAGKQREFQVVVKVEWPGKVIGSEKTDWDLERAVHKCFNTLKVGKK, from the coding sequence ATGGAAATTACGCCGCTCATTAAAGATGATTTCTTAGTGTTTCAGGATGAAACAATGCTCTCTGAGGTTCTTACAAAGTTACGTCAATTTGATAAGCATGCTGCTCTTATTTTTCGTAATAACAAGTATATGGGTGTTATTGAACGTAAAAAATTATTGAAAAGCACTGTAGATCCTGCTACTGTTAAAGTCAGTGGTTTTGTGATTCGCACACCTATTTTAGATTATCATGCAAATCTGTTTGAAGCAGCTCGTTTGATTTTTGAAAGTGATACTGATTATCTTCCTGTACAGAAAGAAAAAGGAATTGTTGGTGTTATTCACTCATTAGATGTTGCTGCTGCGACTGTAGCTCTTCCGGAAGTACCTAAGACTACGGTAGGTTCGCTTCAGTTAGTCAAAACACCTAAAGTCTCCAAAGACGACAAGGTGGCAACAGTTATCAATCTGATGGACAAAGAAGGAATTGATCATGTGCCTCTTTTCGAGGATGGCAAGTTATATGGTATTGTGACATTTCGTGATTTGATTCGTCGTTCTTTAAACTGGAATTATAAGCGGGATGTATCGATGAAATTTAATCCGTATATCTCTGCTGATGATGTTAAATATAAAGTGGTAAACATGGGGTCTTTACCTATTGTTGATTTTGCAACTACACAGGATCTAGTAAAAGTTAAAGCAAAAGCAACCGTTAAAGAAGCAGTTGGATTAATGGTTAAGAACAAAATTCACGATGTGCTCGTTGTAGATGATAGTAAGTTTTCTGGTCTTATGACTACACGTACTGTCTTAAAGATGGTAAGCAATCTTAAAGTGAAGAAGAATTTTGCAGTTAAGTTCATTGGTCTTAAAGATGTGACTCTTACTGAACATCAACGCTATGCTTTGCAAAAGATTAGTGAACACGAAGCAATGAAATTACAGCGTCGTATCGATCAGCTTTTTGAAATTATTGTTTACGTTAAAGAGATGAATAAAGCGGGAAAACAACGTGAATTTCAAGTCGTGGTTAAAGTAGAGTGGCCTGGGAAAGTTATCGGTAGTGAGAAAACTGACTGGGATTTAGAACGCGCAGTTCATAAATGCTTTAACACGTTGAAAGTGGGGAAAAAATAA
- a CDS encoding DNA replication complex GINS family protein yields MDEIKVTLETLYDMLRNEKKREDLQQVDGAFYLNVVTYLREKKAILEQARQHDNIFAAGDREKTEYELRSIQRILREIYEKREKKIIDIALNKSKTGSEIIDISAMLPEEKEFYDQILSILDKYRSGILQNLLTAQLPSLLTSNRSYFNPPPKVVEAAPFVSEGEAVRIRFTHPTPKFIWKDLKNYGPFDAGEETEIYPEVADLLVRKGRAVKV; encoded by the coding sequence ATGGATGAGATTAAAGTTACCCTGGAAACATTGTACGATATGTTGCGTAATGAGAAGAAGCGCGAGGATCTTCAGCAAGTAGATGGGGCTTTTTATCTTAATGTTGTGACGTATCTGCGTGAGAAGAAAGCGATTTTAGAACAAGCTCGTCAGCATGATAATATCTTTGCGGCAGGTGATCGTGAAAAGACAGAATACGAGTTGCGCAGTATTCAGCGTATTTTACGCGAGATTTATGAGAAACGTGAGAAAAAAATTATTGATATTGCATTAAATAAGAGTAAAACTGGTTCAGAGATCATTGATATTAGCGCGATGCTTCCTGAAGAGAAAGAATTTTATGATCAGATTTTGAGTATTTTAGATAAGTATCGTAGTGGCATACTGCAGAATTTGCTCACAGCACAGCTGCCGTCTCTTTTAACTTCGAATCGTTCTTACTTCAATCCTCCTCCTAAAGTGGTAGAGGCAGCGCCTTTTGTTTCGGAAGGAGAAGCGGTGCGTATTCGGTTTACTCATCCTACTCCTAAATTTATTTGGAAGGATTTGAAAAATTATGGTCCATTTGATGCAGGCGAAGAAACGGAGATTTATCCTGAAGTGGCTGATTTGTTGGTACGAAAAGGAAGAGCAGTGAAAGTGTAG
- a CDS encoding DUF167 domain-containing protein, with translation MDITKYISNNKITLRATPNASQTRLIEEDGKLKLYIKAVPEDNKANKEIIAFFKKEFKLKVVIDKGEKGRDKVLKVIN, from the coding sequence ATGGATATTACAAAGTATATCTCTAATAATAAAATCACCCTGCGCGCAACCCCCAACGCATCCCAAACCCGTCTAATCGAAGAAGATGGCAAACTCAAACTCTACATCAAAGCCGTCCCAGAAGATAACAAAGCCAACAAAGAAATAATCGCTTTCTTCAAGAAAGAATTCAAACTCAAAGTAGTAATCGACAAGGGCGAGAAGGGAAGAGATAAAGTGCTTAAAGTGATTAATTGA
- a CDS encoding NUDIX domain-containing protein — MVTTSSYERDAFKFCMVCGSDFETVSNVVKQCTHCAYRYYIASKPSASALIFNSKYELLLIKRARDPCKGTWDVPAGFADDIETLEDALKREMKEEANLDVKKFTYFKSYVGDYDYKGVIKRYLSACFIIHVSDRDLKTITAGDDAAELKWVALDKINFDELSFPATKQRIKDYIQFLKIKK; from the coding sequence ATGGTTACTACTTCCTCTTATGAACGAGATGCATTCAAGTTTTGCATGGTCTGCGGGTCTGATTTTGAAACAGTTTCAAACGTTGTGAAGCAATGTACTCATTGTGCTTATCGATATTACATAGCTTCTAAACCTTCTGCAAGCGCGCTGATTTTTAATTCTAAATATGAACTGTTATTGATTAAAAGAGCACGAGATCCCTGCAAAGGTACGTGGGACGTTCCTGCAGGGTTTGCCGATGATATTGAGACTCTTGAGGATGCTTTAAAACGTGAAATGAAAGAGGAAGCTAATCTTGATGTTAAGAAGTTTACATACTTTAAGTCCTATGTTGGTGATTATGATTACAAAGGTGTGATAAAACGGTATCTTTCAGCTTGCTTTATCATTCACGTCAGCGATCGTGACCTAAAAACTATCACAGCAGGGGATGATGCTGCAGAGTTAAAATGGGTAGCGTTGGACAAAATCAATTTTGATGAGCTTAGTTTTCCTGCGACAAAACAACGAATTAAAGATTATATTCAATTTCTGAAAATTAAAAAGTAG
- a CDS encoding 2'-deoxycytidine 5'-triphosphate deaminase — protein sequence MEKRGRCLASQEIRELINKGKLIGNSISPSQIQPSSFDTTIGNEVYILDTETEGIFRPHKDESVYRVLLRMGERQRYKADISNGFEIKKGFTYLFPLRERVVLEQGEYIRSSTKSSYGRLFINARMLADYNPSFNEITDHSKTNTELSLWLLVQPLTFNLIVYPGLAINQLRFFAGHDAQLLPSEILKEFNLNPLLCQRNHAGILEPVKPLVTDSLQIHLDISGRNEKGIVGLRARHNPNPLDLRKMGEYEVEHYFEALLKDDKPIRIVKGEHYLFASKEILTIPTHLSSEVKAYSDVGLSGPLHFAGFIDSGFQGDLVFEVRSDEVSSMLLEDGMPISKLDFFFNEKPDIIYGQSGLGSNYQGQTGPKPAKFFKRNW from the coding sequence ATGGAAAAGAGAGGTCGATGTTTAGCGTCTCAAGAAATTAGAGAATTAATCAACAAGGGAAAACTTATCGGCAATTCCATCTCTCCTTCTCAAATTCAACCTTCATCTTTTGACACCACAATTGGTAATGAAGTCTACATTCTTGATACAGAAACAGAAGGAATTTTTCGTCCCCATAAAGATGAAAGTGTCTACCGCGTTCTTCTTAGAATGGGTGAACGTCAACGCTATAAAGCAGACATCAGCAATGGATTTGAAATAAAAAAGGGGTTTACCTATCTTTTTCCTCTGCGTGAACGTGTTGTGCTTGAACAAGGAGAATATATTCGTTCCTCAACCAAAAGTAGTTATGGTCGGCTCTTCATCAACGCGCGCATGCTTGCAGATTATAACCCTAGCTTTAACGAGATCACAGACCACAGTAAAACCAATACCGAACTCTCACTCTGGCTTCTCGTTCAACCACTAACATTCAATTTAATTGTCTACCCTGGTCTTGCCATTAATCAACTTCGTTTTTTTGCTGGTCATGACGCGCAACTTCTTCCCTCCGAAATTCTCAAAGAATTTAATCTAAATCCGTTACTCTGTCAACGAAATCATGCAGGAATTCTTGAACCAGTAAAACCCCTTGTCACTGACAGCCTCCAAATTCATCTTGATATATCTGGACGCAATGAAAAAGGTATAGTAGGATTGCGTGCACGACATAACCCTAATCCTCTGGATCTACGTAAAATGGGAGAATATGAAGTCGAACATTACTTTGAAGCCCTGCTCAAAGATGATAAACCCATCCGCATTGTCAAAGGAGAGCATTATCTTTTTGCATCTAAAGAAATTCTCACCATCCCTACCCATCTTAGCTCTGAAGTCAAAGCCTACTCCGATGTTGGTCTAAGCGGACCACTTCATTTCGCTGGATTTATTGATAGTGGATTTCAAGGAGATTTAGTCTTTGAAGTGCGATCTGATGAAGTTTCCAGTATGTTGCTTGAAGACGGCATGCCTATTAGCAAACTTGATTTTTTCTTTAACGAAAAGCCAGATATAATTTATGGACAGTCCGGACTAGGATCAAATTATCAAGGACAAACTGGACCAAAACCTGCAAAATTCTTTAAGCGAAATTGGTAG
- a CDS encoding metal-dependent hydrolase: protein MPFASGHIIGGYILGKIAEKARKIPFSHYAWFFIIFGALLPDADFILEWVFNYDVHRTFTHSLFFVIVAPLCIYLFFKIVKHKEARIFALALGLGITSHLLLDVVSDKGIPFLWPSEYHISTYNGIYLAQPTPSFLDAPAESLRHFLKLAVLDMALGTTFLFYLWWKKKLVFSQKSS from the coding sequence ATGCCATTTGCTTCAGGACATATTATTGGAGGATATATTCTTGGAAAAATCGCCGAAAAAGCACGTAAAATTCCTTTTTCACATTATGCGTGGTTCTTTATCATATTCGGCGCGCTTCTTCCTGACGCTGATTTCATACTAGAATGGGTTTTTAACTACGACGTTCATCGTACGTTTACTCACAGTCTCTTCTTCGTTATAGTAGCTCCGTTGTGTATTTACCTTTTTTTCAAAATTGTAAAACATAAAGAAGCCCGCATTTTTGCCCTTGCTCTAGGATTAGGTATTACTTCGCATTTATTATTAGATGTGGTATCAGATAAAGGAATACCATTTCTCTGGCCTTCAGAGTATCATATCTCTACCTATAATGGAATCTATCTTGCGCAACCTACACCTTCTTTTCTCGACGCCCCAGCAGAATCATTGCGTCACTTCCTCAAACTTGCAGTACTCGACATGGCTTTAGGCACAACATTCTTATTTTATCTGTGGTGGAAGAAGAAATTGGTCTTTTCACAAAAAAGTTCTTAA
- a CDS encoding alpha/beta hydrolase, giving the protein MKRLAENIAVLVAHHIDNLVYGNIDNILDPQAPTVAYIHGAWSTGQCGRGLLRYLRAEGINTQTLSYDFYRGVAKSEPHLADQIRKISDKVSCPIVIVGHSMGGVIATSLAQQMDEINGSVSLAGPVRGNPLAYLTLLQRELTPDSTYIKALHARPLRCSSLFVAGNKDMIVRPDRAHWSFPYNNHAENVSIPNADHLSLVSEPVYEIVANFVKRFER; this is encoded by the coding sequence ATGAAAAGATTAGCTGAAAATATCGCCGTGCTTGTTGCCCACCATATAGATAATCTGGTATATGGAAACATAGATAACATTCTTGATCCACAAGCTCCAACCGTTGCATATATTCATGGTGCATGGAGCACGGGTCAATGTGGTCGTGGATTGCTGCGATATCTACGTGCAGAAGGCATTAACACACAAACATTAAGCTATGATTTTTACCGCGGCGTAGCAAAATCAGAACCACATCTTGCAGACCAAATTAGAAAAATATCTGACAAGGTAAGCTGCCCTATTGTCATTGTAGGACATAGTATGGGTGGAGTTATAGCAACAAGTCTAGCTCAACAAATGGATGAAATTAATGGAAGTGTAAGTCTTGCAGGACCAGTAAGAGGAAACCCTTTGGCATACCTAACATTACTACAAAGAGAATTAACACCAGACAGCACCTATATTAAAGCACTTCATGCTCGACCATTACGTTGTTCTTCTCTATTTGTTGCAGGAAACAAAGATATGATTGTACGACCTGACAGAGCTCACTGGTCATTCCCTTATAATAACCACGCAGAGAATGTAAGTATCCCTAATGCAGACCACCTCTCATTGGTATCTGAACCAGTATATGAAATAGTTGCAAACTTTGTAAAAAGATTTGAAAGATAG
- a CDS encoding peptidylprolyl isomerase — MTHKEQPNQTKDTIHKTDLASIHYTGTLEDGTVFDSSEGRNPLQFEVGAGQVIPGFENAVEGMKLNQEKSVTIPAAQAYGEHKEELLKEIPRAALPKDGPEPQVGMQLLVHAPTGQRFPAMIAKVDADNVTLDLNHPLAGKDLTFKIKLVGINEPLVEEEMPEGSCCSEDGTCDEEGECADDENCEEEMGACCKPKEAHGESKKACCKEKSGKPAGGCGNGGCGCKH, encoded by the coding sequence ATGACACACAAAGAACAACCAAACCAAACCAAAGATACTATTCACAAAACAGACCTTGCAAGTATCCATTATACTGGCACGCTAGAAGATGGAACTGTTTTTGACTCATCAGAAGGCCGTAATCCTCTTCAATTTGAAGTTGGCGCAGGCCAAGTCATTCCTGGTTTTGAAAATGCTGTTGAAGGCATGAAGCTCAACCAAGAAAAAAGCGTCACTATTCCCGCAGCACAAGCATACGGAGAACATAAAGAAGAGCTACTTAAAGAAATTCCCCGCGCCGCATTACCAAAAGACGGACCTGAACCTCAAGTAGGTATGCAACTATTAGTTCATGCGCCAACGGGTCAACGCTTTCCTGCCATGATTGCTAAAGTCGATGCAGATAATGTCACTCTTGATCTTAACCATCCACTCGCAGGCAAAGATTTAACTTTCAAAATCAAACTTGTTGGTATCAACGAACCACTCGTCGAAGAAGAAATGCCTGAAGGAAGTTGTTGTAGTGAAGATGGCACCTGCGACGAAGAGGGCGAATGCGCTGATGATGAAAACTGTGAAGAAGAAATGGGTGCCTGCTGCAAACCTAAAGAAGCTCACGGCGAATCAAAAAAAGCATGTTGCAAAGAAAAAAGTGGTAAACCTGCCGGCGGATGCGGTAACGGCGGTTGCGGTTGCAAACACTAA
- a CDS encoding DUF1461 domain-containing protein has protein sequence MNKFLTILFCISFTLFILLFSYKTVLALTPTTPAQQQTIDWLYNQNTTNIPPYTTVQQSHLEDVKRVMFRVDIAFYSCIMVITFILLILLQKKKEGTKNILHLIRAASISSSIFILSIILFLSISFNYLFTIFHQIFFPQGNWQFDADSLLIQTFPIEFFSNIGIHIFGTALILAVAPFIILKIRERVGEISKPKSNM, from the coding sequence ATGAATAAATTTCTTACCATTTTATTTTGTATTTCTTTTACTCTTTTTATCTTACTCTTCTCATATAAAACCGTTCTTGCGCTTACACCAACTACACCCGCGCAACAACAAACCATTGATTGGCTCTACAACCAAAATACCACTAACATCCCCCCATATACTACAGTGCAACAAAGCCACTTAGAAGATGTTAAAAGAGTGATGTTCAGAGTAGATATAGCGTTTTATAGTTGTATTATGGTTATAACATTTATTCTGCTGATACTCTTACAAAAGAAAAAAGAGGGAACAAAAAATATCCTTCATCTAATTCGCGCAGCAAGTATAAGTTCAAGTATTTTTATCCTCTCCATCATCCTGTTTTTAAGTATTAGTTTTAACTACCTCTTCACTATTTTCCATCAAATCTTTTTCCCACAGGGGAACTGGCAATTTGACGCAGATTCATTATTGATACAAACATTTCCGATTGAATTTTTTAGCAATATTGGAATACATATTTTTGGAACTGCATTGATTCTTGCTGTAGCACCGTTTATAATCCTAAAAATTCGAGAAAGAGTTGGAGAAATATCTAAACCAAAGAGCAATATGTAA
- a CDS encoding triose-phosphate isomerase, with amino-acid sequence MNKTLILINCKTYPQIQATKSIKFAKSLSSIKSLQYQIALAPTIPTLAYVRQTVSLPLFAQHVDPIENGPHTGHISVDELSALGITGVILNHSERPLPFTIIKKTVELCRKRKLSIVLCASTLAQVQKFAPLLPDYIAYEPAALIGKNISVTDAQPKILRQAHDTVRILSPKTKLLCGAGIHSHSDITHAKAMGYQGVLLSHAIVTAHNPKQALLQLLEMVLV; translated from the coding sequence ATGAACAAAACACTCATTCTCATCAATTGTAAAACCTATCCACAAATACAAGCTACCAAAAGTATCAAATTTGCAAAATCTCTAAGTAGCATAAAATCTTTACAATACCAAATCGCACTTGCACCAACTATTCCAACATTGGCATATGTAAGACAAACCGTTTCTCTTCCTCTCTTTGCTCAACATGTTGATCCTATTGAAAACGGACCACACACCGGACATATTAGTGTCGATGAACTATCTGCACTCGGTATAACAGGAGTTATTCTTAACCATTCTGAACGGCCACTTCCTTTCACTATAATTAAAAAAACTGTCGAACTGTGTAGAAAAAGAAAACTCAGTATCGTACTTTGCGCCTCGACTCTTGCACAAGTCCAAAAGTTCGCACCACTTCTCCCAGACTATATTGCCTACGAACCTGCAGCATTGATTGGAAAAAACATTTCCGTAACTGACGCACAGCCAAAAATTCTTCGACAAGCCCATGACACAGTACGAATTTTAAGTCCAAAAACAAAATTACTCTGCGGAGCAGGCATACATTCTCATAGCGACATCACTCACGCCAAAGCAATGGGATACCAAGGAGTATTGTTAAGTCATGCCATCGTCACTGCGCATAATCCAAAACAAGCTCTTCTCCAATTATTAGAAATGGTGTTGGTCTAA
- a CDS encoding prepilin peptidase, with protein sequence MNIDLLFIPLSVFALAIASYCDVRTREVPDWISYAFLLGVAGIRVLFSFEQGWSVLISGAFGFAVFCLLSLGLYYSRQWGGADAKLLMGMGVVIGLTYPWSIASWDILLYFVLVMVLGAIYGALWMFGLAIKRWKNVKPALFALFESQRVLIVLVLIATVLLMVGSVFVSLLWILVPIPLFLTFFLLFVSVVEKTCFQKSISPLHATEGDWLAFEIKVGTKVVMEPKELQREDLLELQELEKTKKIKHIIIKEGVPFVPSFLIAYVVFLLVKDVSFEALLTFLF encoded by the coding sequence ATGAACATTGATTTACTCTTTATTCCGCTTTCTGTATTTGCTCTGGCGATAGCGTCTTACTGCGATGTACGTACGCGTGAGGTTCCTGATTGGATAAGTTATGCATTTTTATTGGGGGTTGCAGGAATTCGAGTGTTGTTTTCTTTTGAACAAGGTTGGTCTGTTTTGATTAGCGGAGCCTTTGGGTTTGCTGTTTTCTGTTTGCTTTCGTTAGGTTTGTACTACTCACGTCAGTGGGGTGGTGCTGATGCTAAATTGTTGATGGGGATGGGAGTGGTAATTGGATTGACATATCCTTGGAGCATTGCATCGTGGGATATTTTGCTTTATTTTGTGTTAGTTATGGTGCTTGGTGCAATTTATGGTGCATTGTGGATGTTTGGGCTTGCGATTAAAAGATGGAAAAATGTTAAACCTGCGTTGTTCGCTTTGTTTGAATCACAGCGCGTGCTTATAGTTTTGGTATTGATTGCGACAGTATTGTTGATGGTAGGAAGTGTCTTTGTTTCATTGTTATGGATATTAGTTCCGATTCCACTGTTTCTTACGTTCTTTTTGCTCTTTGTAAGTGTTGTGGAGAAGACCTGTTTTCAAAAATCAATTTCACCTTTGCATGCAACTGAAGGTGATTGGCTTGCGTTTGAGATCAAAGTAGGGACGAAAGTAGTTATGGAGCCTAAAGAATTACAACGGGAGGATTTGCTGGAATTACAGGAGTTAGAAAAAACAAAAAAAATTAAGCATATTATTATCAAAGAGGGAGTGCCATTTGTTCCGAGTTTTCTCATAGCATATGTGGTGTTCTTATTGGTGAAAGATGTCTCGTTTGAAGCGTTGCTTACATTTTTGTTCTAA
- a CDS encoding DUF3096 domain-containing protein, translating to MISLNLLISIITIIMGICVIVLPRFLRYIVGFYLIITGLLSLLLYFL from the coding sequence ATGATCTCTCTAAACCTACTTATTTCTATCATCACTATCATAATGGGAATCTGCGTTATTGTACTTCCACGTTTCTTACGCTATATTGTCGGATTTTATCTTATCATTACCGGACTTTTATCGTTATTACTCTACTTTCTCTAA
- a CDS encoding MFS transporter, whose product MSHTTNTNTAPTIDSKHWWILIVLCLGTLMIVLDTTIVNVALPSIQTSLGFTSESLSWVVNAYMLTFGGFLLLGGKLGDIFGHRRLFLIGIALFTLASLACGSAQTQGFLIAARAAQGIAGAIVSAVSLSLIMTLFTHPAQRAKAMGIFGFVAAGGGSLGVLLGGVLTGALNWHWVFLVNLPIGIAVVLLGLKLLPHIHRDATHEHLDVVGAITITSALMLAVYAIVNGNQAGWATVRTLGMLALAVVLFVVFIFVESRVKSPLMPLSLVKMRNVATSNIVGVLWAAAMFAWFFMCALYLQSILHFTPLQVGLAFLPANIIMAIFSVGLSAKIVMKFGIKKCLSIGLFIAALGLLLLARAPVDGQVLIDVVPCMILLGIGAGMAFNPMLLAAMSDVPAHESGLASGLVNTSFMMGGALGLAALASVAVIRTQSLVASGLDSTSSLLGGYHLAFLLGGIFALLGSLLSALFLRIEKNSHAEAPPMH is encoded by the coding sequence ATGTCTCACACTACTAACACTAATACTGCTCCTACTATTGATTCTAAACATTGGTGGATTTTAATCGTTTTATGTTTAGGTACTTTGATGATAGTTTTGGACACAACTATTGTGAATGTGGCTCTTCCTTCTATTCAAACGAGTTTGGGATTTACTTCTGAGTCTCTTTCGTGGGTTGTGAATGCCTATATGTTAACTTTTGGTGGCTTTCTGCTTTTGGGTGGTAAGTTAGGTGATATCTTTGGTCATCGTCGTTTGTTCTTGATAGGAATTGCTTTGTTTACGTTAGCGTCGCTTGCTTGTGGCAGTGCTCAAACGCAAGGCTTTCTTATTGCTGCACGCGCAGCGCAAGGTATTGCTGGTGCTATTGTCTCAGCTGTCTCACTCTCATTAATTATGACTCTTTTTACTCATCCTGCACAGCGCGCAAAAGCGATGGGAATTTTTGGTTTTGTTGCAGCAGGTGGTGGTTCACTTGGTGTGTTACTTGGCGGCGTTCTTACTGGTGCGTTAAATTGGCACTGGGTTTTTCTGGTGAATCTTCCTATTGGAATTGCTGTAGTTTTGCTTGGTCTTAAGCTTCTTCCCCATATTCATCGTGATGCAACGCATGAGCATCTTGACGTTGTAGGTGCGATTACAATAACTTCTGCTTTAATGTTAGCAGTGTATGCGATTGTCAATGGGAATCAGGCAGGGTGGGCAACAGTGCGTACATTAGGGATGCTTGCACTTGCTGTTGTTCTTTTTGTTGTCTTTATTTTTGTTGAGTCTCGGGTTAAATCTCCGTTGATGCCGCTAAGTTTAGTTAAAATGCGTAATGTTGCAACGTCAAATATTGTTGGTGTGTTATGGGCTGCTGCAATGTTTGCCTGGTTTTTTATGTGCGCACTTTATTTGCAATCTATTCTTCATTTTACACCTCTACAGGTTGGACTTGCGTTCTTGCCAGCAAACATTATCATGGCAATTTTTTCAGTTGGTCTTTCTGCAAAAATTGTAATGAAATTTGGTATTAAGAAATGTCTCTCTATCGGTCTTTTTATTGCTGCATTAGGATTGCTGTTACTTGCTCGAGCTCCAGTTGATGGTCAAGTACTTATTGATGTTGTGCCTTGCATGATTCTATTAGGTATTGGCGCAGGGATGGCATTTAACCCCATGTTACTTGCCGCAATGAGTGATGTGCCAGCTCACGAGTCAGGTCTTGCATCTGGTCTTGTCAACACCTCGTTTATGATGGGTGGCGCATTGGGTCTTGCTGCACTTGCAAGTGTTGCTGTGATTCGTACTCAATCTCTTGTGGCATCAGGATTAGATTCGACTAGTTCTTTACTAGGCGGGTATCACCTTGCATTCTTGCTTGGTGGTATTTTCGCATTGTTGGGCAGCCTGCTCTCTGCATTGTTTTTACGCATTGAGAAAAATTCACATGCAGAAGCTCCACCGATGCACTAA
- a CDS encoding DUF1931 family protein encodes MPTLVVRTQVKDILKDSEYKMENMSADFMDILDEKVHEMILTAVKRAKENGRRTVMGRDL; translated from the coding sequence ATGCCTACTCTTGTCGTACGAACCCAAGTCAAGGATATTCTGAAAGACTCGGAGTATAAAATGGAGAATATGTCTGCGGATTTCATGGATATACTTGATGAGAAAGTTCATGAAATGATTCTTACGGCGGTTAAACGTGCTAAGGAAAATGGACGTAGGACAGTGATGGGACGAGATTTGTAG
- a CDS encoding HIT domain-containing protein, which translates to MDTCIFCKIIKKEIPCHEIQETPFSLSFLDIHPHAQGHTVVIPKSHAKILFELDDKTTHELLTDVKKTMKLIQDKLHPDGFNVGWNDGPTAGQTVGHLHIHIMPRYTGDNGGSMHSIIKNAGKLSVEEIAKKFQ; encoded by the coding sequence ATGGACACCTGCATCTTTTGTAAAATCATCAAAAAAGAAATTCCTTGCCACGAAATTCAAGAAACTCCCTTTTCATTATCATTTCTTGATATTCATCCCCATGCTCAAGGTCACACCGTCGTTATTCCAAAAAGTCATGCAAAAATTCTTTTTGAGTTAGATGATAAAACAACTCATGAACTCCTCACTGATGTTAAAAAAACGATGAAATTAATCCAAGATAAACTTCATCCAGATGGATTTAATGTAGGCTGGAACGATGGACCAACAGCAGGTCAAACAGTAGGACATTTGCATATCCATATCATGCCACGATACACAGGAGATAATGGTGGCAGCATGCATTCTATTATCAAAAATGCAGGAAAATTAAGTGTCGAAGAAATAGCAAAGAAATTTCAATAA